Genomic DNA from Frondihabitans sp. PAMC 28766:
CGAGTGGGGCCCGTATGCTGAGGTCGCCCCAAAACCCCTAGGAGTCCAGTCATGCCCACCGGCAAGGTCAAGTTCTACGACGACGAGAAGGGCTTCGGCTTCATCTCGAGCGATGACGGCCAAGAGGTCTTCCTCCACGCGTCGGCCCTGCCCGCCGGCACGACCGGTGTGAAGGCCGGCACCCGCCTCGAGTTCGGCATCGCCGACGGCAAGAAGGGCGCGCAGGCGCTCTCGGTGCGTGTGCTCGACAAGCCCGTCAGCCTCGCCCAGCGCAACCGTCGGTCGGCCGAAGACATGGCCGTCATCGTCGAAGACCTGGTCAAGGTGCTCGACGACGCCGGCAACAAGCTGCGCCGCGGCCGCTACCCGGCCAACGGCAAGCCGATCGCCGCCATGCTGCGCAACATCGCGGACGACCTCGATGCCTGACGCGGCCATCGA
This window encodes:
- a CDS encoding cold-shock protein, whose amino-acid sequence is MPTGKVKFYDDEKGFGFISSDDGQEVFLHASALPAGTTGVKAGTRLEFGIADGKKGAQALSVRVLDKPVSLAQRNRRSAEDMAVIVEDLVKVLDDAGNKLRRGRYPANGKPIAAMLRNIADDLDA